The Winogradskyella schleiferi genome contains the following window.
TCCATTCTATCGATTGATAAAATCAATTTTTTATCATCTGTGAGATGTTCCTCTAATCGTGTTTTCAATTCTGATTTTTCGTAGGTATCGCTATGTTGCTTCAAAGCTGCGTTGTAAAATTTTTCATAATCGATTCCCATTGGAAAAGAATCTACTTTTACGATTCTATCATCAAAATTTATGACATTAAAATTAACTTCTAATCTTAAAATTCGCTTAACCGAACTCAAAAAATGACGTTCATAGTCATAAGTATGAAAACCTAAAAGGTCTGCACCCAGCATTCCAGTCAAAATTTCTTCGCGCCATGGGAAGGTTCTAAAAATCTCATAGGAAGGAAAAGGAATATGAAGAAAGAATCCTATAGTAATATTGGGCTTCTTATCTTTAATAAGTTGAGGTAGTAATAACAATTGATAGTCATGTACCCAAACTGTATCACCATCATTCAAATTTTCGACAACAACCTCAGCGAACTTTTCATTGACACGTTTGTAGGCTTCCCATTCATTTTGTTCAAAATCGGTGTATTCCATAAAATAATGGAACAAAGGCCAGAGGGCTCTATTACTAAAACCTTCATAGTATTCTTCAATATCTTCGCTAGTGAGAGGTACAGAAACGCATTTTTCTTTTTGTATTTTGTGCTGTACTTCCTCAGATAATTCTGGGCTAAGCTCATTTTCTGGAATACCAGACCAACCGACCCAAATTCCATTGCCTTCAGCATGCACGGATTTCATACCTGTAGCCAAACCACCGACACTAGGTGTAACTTCGAGAGTATTATCATGGATTGAAACTTGAAGCGGCAAACGATTTGAGACGATAATTGTTTTATTCATAAGGATAATTTGTGTTAACTAATATAATTTTGTTAATTTAAAAAAAATATAGATTAACAGTTGTGCATTTTGCTACAAATTGTAACAAAAATGACGAAATTTTTAGCTTATTTACCTTTTCTGAAGTATCGGAACCAAAATTAGCCTGCTAACAGACGGGAATGAATCAAAAATTCCCTCTTTATTGCCTTTAGGTTTAGGGTGAATTTGATGAAATGAATCAAAAGCCACAACACATTATAGAATCTTCCACATTAAAAATCAAATAGTATATGGATAATTTAGATTATGGTATTATAGGTAATTGCAAAAGTGCTGCTTTAGTTTCAAAAAATGGGTCAGTAGATTGGTGCTGTTTACCTCAGTTTGATTCTCCATCAGTTTTCGGAAAGCTATTAGATGACAAAATTGGTGGATCCTTTGCTTTTGAAATCGATGACAGTTATCAAATATCTCAGCAATATATTGAGAATACGGTTATTTTGGTCACTAAATTTAGTAATGGTTTGGATGCTTTTGAGGTAAGGGATTTTATGCCAAGGTATTATAAGGAGAGTGGTTCTTACCATGCGCCACCAGAATTTATAAGGTATATTAAATATATCTCTGGTAAACCTACTGTAAAGATCAATTACAATCCTAAACTGGAATATGCTAAAGGAGACACAAAAACATATGTGAAGAATGATTTTGTGGTGAGTTTAACTGATAATGAACTTTTTGACACTTTATTTTTATATACGGATTTTAACAAGGATAAAATTGTTACAGGTGAAGAGTTAGAAATTACATCAGACCAGTTCTTCTTAGTAGGCTATCATGAAAAGTTATTTGTACCAAGCCTTGAAACTGTTGTACTAGAATACGAGAGAACTAAAGTCTATTGGCTCAATTGGATGGAGCGTACAACGACATTCAATCGGTATAATAAAGAAATAGCACGCAGTGCCATGACGCTTAAGTTATTGAGTTACGATAAAACAGGAGCTGTTTTGGCGGCAATAACCACCTCGTTGCCAGAAACTATTGGTGAAGTGCGCAATTGGGATTATCGTTTTTGTTGGATCCGTGATGCGTCTATGGTCATCAAAGTAATGTCAACCATGGGACACAAAAATATGGCCAAACGTTATCTCAAATTTATCATCAATTTAATGCCAGATAAAGATGAGAAACTTCAAATTATGTACGGCATTAATGGTGAAAAGAAGTTGACTGAAGAGTTCTTAGAGCATCTTTCAGGTTATAAAGGTTCTAGTCCGGTACGAATAGGAAATGCCGCGTACAAGCAAAAGCAAAATGATATCTTCGGAATCTTGATGGATATGATTTACCAACTCATATTTAATTTTAGTAATGACATTGAAGATGGAGAAGCCTTATGGAATATTACCAAAGGCATCGTTTGGGTTGTTAATAAGCATTGGCAAGAACCAGATAAAGGAATATGGGAATTTAGATCGGAAGATCAACACTTTACCTTTTCGAAGGTCTTATGTTGGACCGCTGTGGATAAAGCCATAAAAGTAGCTAAATTGTTAGGTAAAACTTCCAAACTTGCGCGTTGGCAGTTGTTAGAGGAAGCCATAAAAGAAGATATTATGGTCAATGCTTGGAGTGATAAGGCTCAAGCATTTACTCAGTCTTATGGTTCAGAAGATTTGGACGCTTCCGTTTTATTGATGGAATCTTATGGTTTCATAGACGCAAAACACCCAAAATATGTGAGTACCGTAAAAGCAATAGGTCGAGACTTATCCAATGATGGGTTATTGTATCGTTATAAAAATAAAGATGATTTTGGACTGCCTTCATCATCATTTACCATCTGCACGTTTTGGTATATCAATAGTCTATTCAAAATAGGAGAAGAAAAAAGTGCTGTAGAACAATTTGAAAAACTCTTATCCTACAGTAATCATTTAGGGCTATTTAGTGAAGATTTAGATTTTAAAACCAAACGGTTGTTAGGTAATTTTCCGCAAGCTTATTCGCATTTAGCTTTGATAGAAACGGCGATTAACCTTTCTAAAATCACCAAAGATGAAAAAGTTAAAGACTTTTTATCTTAAAAAAGTTGTCTTTATTTTTAAAGTAAAGAAATAAGGTGACTATTACTGTTTATTTCGTAATAACGCAGTACTAATTACACTAAATTTTACTAAATTCGACATTCTAAAGAAAATTATTATTAAAAATGCAAAAGCAAGAACGTGTTGTCATAGATTATGTATCTCCTCAGATTAATTGTGGTGAATTTTATATTAAACGTGTCATAAATGAAATTGTAAATGTTGATGCTCATGTGTTTGGAGATGGGCACGATATTATCGCTGTATCAGTGCTTTTTAAATATAAAAATGCCAAAACATGGAGCGAAGTCAGAATGCACGAAACTGGAAACGACGAATGGAAAGCATCTTTTTCAGTTGAAAAACAAGGCTTTTACAGTTATAAAGTTCAAGGTTGGGTAGATTATGCCTTAAATTGGCAGCATGGTATTCGTCGTAAGATTGACGATAACCAACACGTAAAATCAGAATTGCTAGAAGGGGTTACCTTGTTGGAGCCATTGCTTAAAAAAGCAAGTAGAGACGAAAAGGACTACTTGAATTATTGTATTGATTGTTTTAAACAGGACGTCAAATATGATGATGCCATTAGGGAAGCCATAAGTCCACAACTGCAGCGCATTTTTATAAAGTATCCGGAAAAATTTCTCGCAAACGAATCCAAAGAACTTCAGGTCTATGTCGATAGAAAGAAAGCCAGGTTCAGTACATGGTACGAGTTCTTTCCACGGTCTGCATCTGAAATAGCAGGACAGCATGGCACATTTAAGGATTGCGAACGATTATTACCAAGAATAGAGCAAATGGGTTTCGATGTACTGTATTTTCCACCGGTTCATCCCATTGGGGAAGTCAACCGGAAAGGTAAAAATAACACCACCGAAGCTAAAGAAGGCGACGTTGGTTCAGCTTGGGGAATTGGTTCAAAACATGGAGGTCATAAAGATTTGGAATCACGATTAGGTTCCGTTGAAGATTTTAAAAACTTAATAAAAGAAGCAAAGAAGCATAATATTGAAATCTCCATGGATTATGCCTTACAAGCAGCACCAGATCATCCTTGGGTAAAATCGCATCCAGATTGGTTTAAATGGCGACCAGACGGAACCGTTCAATACGCAGAGAATCCACCGAAAAAATATCAGGATATTTTACCGATTTATTGGGAGAGTAAAGATTATAAAAATCTTTGGAAAGAGTGTTTGGATACGATGCTCTATTGGATAGATTGTGGCGTGAAAGTTTTCAGGGTTGATAATCCACATACCAAACCGTATTATTTTTGGAATTGGCTCATTGCCGAAGTCAAGAAAAAACATCCAGATGTATTGTTTTTGGCTGAAGCTTTTACAAGACCAAAAGTGATGCAGCAATTGGCGAAACAAGGTTACACACAATCTTATACTTATTTTACATGGCGGAATTCTAAACAGGAATTTATAGAATATCTTACGGAATTAACCCAAACCGAGCAGCGCGAATACATGCAACCTAATTTCTGGCCAAACACACCCGATATTAATCCTTATCATTTACAAGGTGCAAGTGAAGCAAAATATTTACAACGATATGCATTAGCCGCGACTTTAAGTTCTAGCATTGGTATTTACGGACCAGTATTTGAACAAATGATAGATGACCCTATTCCTGGGAAAGAGGAGTACTACATGTCCGAAAAGTTTGAAGTAAAACATTACGATTGGTTTAAAGTCAGTAAATTGACGTTGTTAATTTCAAAAATTAATGCGGTTCGTCATGAAAATGAAGCTTTGCAGCAAACCAATAATATTAAGTTTTTGAATATTCAGAATGATAACATAATTGCTTTTTATAAGTGGAATGCTTCTAAAACCAACGAACTATTGATCATTATTAGTTTGGATCAATATTATCCGCAACAAGGCCATGTACAATTGCCATTAGCTGATTTAGGAATTGGAGCAGGTCATCGCGTACAAGTACAGGATTTGATTACGGCAAGCAGTTATAATTGGCATAACGAATGGAATTATGTAGAATTACATCCAACATTGCCATTTCATATCTTTAAGATTCATAAATAATGATGGGCAATAAAGAGAAAAAACAAAATACTTTACAATCCCCTTATAACTTTAATGATAAGTGGGAAGATCTCCTAGGTAATGAAGAGTTCATCAAAGTGTTTTTGTCCGATGTTCTCGAAGACTATATAGTAAAACAACGCTGGTATGGCGGCAAGGCTAGCAAGTTAAAATATATAGAACTTGCTGAATCGTTTAGAATTCAAAAGGATGGCGAAGTATATTATGGATTGATTCTAGAAGTCAATTTTGTGGAATCTTTCTATCAGCACTATTTTTTGCCTATTGCATTTGTGTCAGATGAAAATTTTGCGAAAGACGATCGTATTTTACCCATAAGCATTCAAAATCAAGAAGGGTTTATTATTGATGCCATTAATCTCGAAGCATTTAGAAGAGTCGTTTTTGAACGAATTTTAACTGCAGTTCCAAATGACAGAACAAAAGTTCGTTATTATAAAAGTGAATTGTTTAAGGATTGCGCTTACGAGTCGTCGCGCCACATGGGAATGGAGCAGAGCAATACGTCCGTAGTTTATAATGACAAATATGTATTGAAATTCTTTAGAAGAATATATTCGGATCGTAATCCAGATTATGAAATGAGTCG
Protein-coding sequences here:
- a CDS encoding glycoside hydrolase family 15 protein is translated as MDNLDYGIIGNCKSAALVSKNGSVDWCCLPQFDSPSVFGKLLDDKIGGSFAFEIDDSYQISQQYIENTVILVTKFSNGLDAFEVRDFMPRYYKESGSYHAPPEFIRYIKYISGKPTVKINYNPKLEYAKGDTKTYVKNDFVVSLTDNELFDTLFLYTDFNKDKIVTGEELEITSDQFFLVGYHEKLFVPSLETVVLEYERTKVYWLNWMERTTTFNRYNKEIARSAMTLKLLSYDKTGAVLAAITTSLPETIGEVRNWDYRFCWIRDASMVIKVMSTMGHKNMAKRYLKFIINLMPDKDEKLQIMYGINGEKKLTEEFLEHLSGYKGSSPVRIGNAAYKQKQNDIFGILMDMIYQLIFNFSNDIEDGEALWNITKGIVWVVNKHWQEPDKGIWEFRSEDQHFTFSKVLCWTAVDKAIKVAKLLGKTSKLARWQLLEEAIKEDIMVNAWSDKAQAFTQSYGSEDLDASVLLMESYGFIDAKHPKYVSTVKAIGRDLSNDGLLYRYKNKDDFGLPSSSFTICTFWYINSLFKIGEEKSAVEQFEKLLSYSNHLGLFSEDLDFKTKRLLGNFPQAYSHLALIETAINLSKITKDEKVKDFLS
- a CDS encoding alpha-1,4-glucan--maltose-1-phosphate maltosyltransferase produces the protein MQKQERVVIDYVSPQINCGEFYIKRVINEIVNVDAHVFGDGHDIIAVSVLFKYKNAKTWSEVRMHETGNDEWKASFSVEKQGFYSYKVQGWVDYALNWQHGIRRKIDDNQHVKSELLEGVTLLEPLLKKASRDEKDYLNYCIDCFKQDVKYDDAIREAISPQLQRIFIKYPEKFLANESKELQVYVDRKKARFSTWYEFFPRSASEIAGQHGTFKDCERLLPRIEQMGFDVLYFPPVHPIGEVNRKGKNNTTEAKEGDVGSAWGIGSKHGGHKDLESRLGSVEDFKNLIKEAKKHNIEISMDYALQAAPDHPWVKSHPDWFKWRPDGTVQYAENPPKKYQDILPIYWESKDYKNLWKECLDTMLYWIDCGVKVFRVDNPHTKPYYFWNWLIAEVKKKHPDVLFLAEAFTRPKVMQQLAKQGYTQSYTYFTWRNSKQEFIEYLTELTQTEQREYMQPNFWPNTPDINPYHLQGASEAKYLQRYALAATLSSSIGIYGPVFEQMIDDPIPGKEEYYMSEKFEVKHYDWFKVSKLTLLISKINAVRHENEALQQTNNIKFLNIQNDNIIAFYKWNASKTNELLIIISLDQYYPQQGHVQLPLADLGIGAGHRVQVQDLITASSYNWHNEWNYVELHPTLPFHIFKIHK